A window of Campylobacter cuniculorum DSM 23162 = LMG 24588 contains these coding sequences:
- a CDS encoding cytochrome c3 family protein yields the protein MKKTLFYFILVSFLWGKENLVYSDEVLSLYSHQNDKKISGRLLPTNAFEVLKEEGDKVFIKITGYVNPKAPSVIYYNDYQRIIVAAFSKNTKLDFSQKTASKSGKWDKVSLEIWADKKEFAKDNQAMLAKAKEQFTNNCGICHALHREKEFNANAWPAIFKSMADRTGIEKKDRWLVIEYLQKNAKDFKKGK from the coding sequence ATGAAAAAAACATTGTTTTATTTTATTCTCGTATCTTTTTTATGGGGAAAAGAAAATCTAGTGTATAGTGATGAAGTTTTATCTCTCTACTCTCATCAAAACGACAAAAAGATTTCTGGAAGATTGCTTCCTACAAATGCTTTTGAAGTTTTAAAAGAAGAGGGTGATAAGGTTTTTATTAAAATAACCGGCTATGTTAATCCAAAGGCACCATCGGTAATTTATTATAATGATTATCAAAGGATTATCGTTGCAGCATTTTCTAAAAATACAAAGTTGGATTTTTCTCAAAAAACCGCTTCTAAAAGTGGCAAATGGGATAAAGTTAGCCTTGAAATTTGGGCGGATAAAAAGGAATTTGCAAAAGATAATCAAGCAATGTTAGCAAAAGCTAAAGAGCAATTTACAAATAATTGTGGAATTTGCCATGCTTTACACAGAGAAAAAGAATTTAATGCTAATGCTTGGCCGGCTATTTTTAAATCAATGGCAGACAGAACAGGAATCGAAAAAAAAGACAGATGGCTTGTCATTGAATATTTACAAAAAAATGCAAAAGACTTTAAAAAAGGAAAATAA
- a CDS encoding molybdopterin guanine dinucleotide-containing S/N-oxide reductase produces the protein MGLDRRKFLKIGANLSIALPLMPNIIHAKGIEASKINSGLVKNGSVITAAHWGILKLSIKDGKIVKSEPWEKVTNMDNPLQHYTADMVYKSRIKYPYVRKSYLENPDNPKTELRGKDEFVRVSYDEAIKLIAKELKKTREQKGTQAIFGGSYGWKSSGNMQNARILLHRFLNVTGGFVGVSGDYSTGASQVIMPYVVGSIEVYEQQTSWDNILKHSKYVVIWGADPISTLRIAWTASDQRGLAYFEKLKKSKIKVICIDPIRTDTCKFLNAKWIAPKPNTDVALMMGMASHLIAKQKVDYNFLETYTTGFEQFKSYLEGKEDGIKKDVKWASQICGIEEKTIRELAENFYDNPTMIMSGWAMQRAQHGEQPHWMLVTLCSMLGQIGTKGGGFGLSYHYSNGGVPTCKGGVIGGITALSVGIWKNGKFKGLAQSNNASEGAEWLQNAASYSFPLARISDALLHPGKTIDHNGEKITYPNIDFIYWVGGNPLVHHQDTNTLLKAWRKPRTIVVNEIYWTPSAKMADIVMPATSSYERDDITMSGDYANMHIVPMKQAVLPEGESKDDYEIFADICKVYGENVFNAYTQNGLKAKDFIKEYYENALNQTKSFGEVFATPMPSFEEFWAKNEPITFQAPNENVEYIRFADFIEDPILNTLGTDSGLIEIYSQSIAKYNYDDCKAHPTWFEPIEWLGNASKEAPFHLLTNHPANRLHSQMCHTSLREKYAVKGREPILINKKDASKLGIKNGDIVRVFNKRGEVLAGAVVSDDILEGVVRLCEGGWYDPDEKGLCKYGSANVLTLDMPTSKLANGNIAHTGLVNIEKYKGDLPLVTAFKSPKGAL, from the coding sequence ATGGGTTTAGACAGAAGAAAATTTTTAAAAATCGGTGCAAATTTAAGTATTGCCTTACCTTTAATGCCAAATATTATCCACGCAAAAGGTATTGAAGCTTCTAAGATAAATTCTGGTCTTGTAAAAAATGGTTCAGTCATAACAGCGGCTCACTGGGGAATTTTAAAATTAAGTATAAAAGATGGAAAGATTGTTAAAAGTGAGCCTTGGGAAAAAGTTACAAATATGGACAATCCTTTGCAGCATTATACCGCTGATATGGTCTATAAATCTCGCATTAAGTATCCTTATGTCCGCAAATCCTATTTAGAAAATCCTGACAACCCAAAAACCGAACTTCGTGGCAAAGACGAATTTGTACGCGTAAGCTATGATGAAGCCATTAAACTGATTGCTAAAGAACTTAAAAAAACAAGAGAACAAAAAGGCACGCAAGCCATATTTGGCGGAAGTTATGGTTGGAAATCTAGCGGAAATATGCAAAATGCAAGAATCTTGTTGCATAGATTTTTAAATGTAACCGGTGGTTTTGTAGGTGTTAGCGGGGATTATTCTACGGGAGCTTCACAGGTTATAATGCCTTATGTTGTAGGCTCTATAGAAGTTTATGAACAGCAAACTTCTTGGGATAATATTTTAAAGCATTCAAAATATGTGGTGATTTGGGGAGCTGACCCAATTTCTACTTTAAGGATTGCTTGGACAGCTAGCGACCAAAGGGGATTAGCTTATTTTGAAAAACTTAAAAAAAGCAAAATCAAAGTTATCTGCATCGATCCTATTAGAACTGATACTTGTAAATTTCTTAATGCAAAATGGATAGCACCTAAGCCAAATACTGATGTAGCTTTAATGATGGGTATGGCAAGCCATTTAATTGCTAAGCAAAAAGTTGATTATAATTTTTTAGAAACCTATACAACAGGGTTTGAACAATTTAAATCTTATCTTGAAGGCAAAGAAGATGGCATTAAAAAAGATGTTAAATGGGCGAGTCAAATTTGCGGTATAGAGGAGAAAACCATACGAGAATTAGCAGAAAATTTTTATGATAATCCTACAATGATTATGAGCGGTTGGGCTATGCAAAGGGCTCAACACGGCGAGCAACCTCACTGGATGCTTGTAACACTTTGCTCTATGTTAGGACAAATCGGAACAAAAGGCGGTGGTTTTGGACTTAGTTATCATTATAGCAACGGAGGTGTGCCTACTTGCAAAGGCGGAGTAATAGGTGGTATCACCGCTTTAAGTGTGGGAATTTGGAAGAATGGCAAATTTAAGGGCTTGGCACAATCAAATAACGCAAGCGAGGGAGCTGAATGGTTGCAAAATGCAGCAAGCTATTCCTTTCCTTTAGCGAGAATTTCTGATGCCCTGCTCCACCCCGGAAAAACAATCGACCATAATGGTGAAAAAATCACTTATCCAAATATAGATTTTATTTATTGGGTGGGTGGTAATCCTTTGGTGCATCATCAAGATACTAACACCTTGCTCAAAGCTTGGCGAAAACCACGAACTATTGTTGTCAATGAAATTTATTGGACACCAAGTGCAAAAATGGCAGATATTGTTATGCCTGCAACTTCTTCTTATGAAAGAGATGATATTACAATGAGTGGAGACTATGCCAATATGCATATTGTGCCGATGAAACAAGCTGTTTTACCAGAGGGCGAAAGTAAAGATGATTATGAAATTTTTGCTGATATTTGTAAAGTCTATGGTGAAAATGTTTTTAATGCCTACACACAAAACGGACTTAAAGCAAAAGATTTTATCAAAGAATATTATGAAAATGCTCTCAATCAAACAAAATCATTTGGAGAAGTTTTTGCAACTCCTATGCCAAGTTTTGAAGAATTTTGGGCAAAAAATGAACCTATAACTTTTCAAGCTCCTAATGAAAATGTAGAATATATACGTTTTGCAGATTTTATTGAAGACCCTATACTTAACACTCTTGGCACAGATTCTGGACTTATAGAAATTTATTCTCAATCTATAGCAAAATATAATTATGATGATTGTAAAGCACATCCAACTTGGTTTGAACCTATCGAATGGCTTGGAAATGCAAGTAAAGAGGCACCTTTTCATCTTCTAACAAATCATCCTGCTAATAGACTTCATTCTCAAATGTGCCACACTTCATTAAGGGAAAAATATGCCGTAAAGGGCAGAGAACCTATACTCATAAATAAAAAAGATGCTAGTAAATTAGGCATCAAAAATGGTGATATTGTTCGTGTGTTTAACAAAAGAGGCGAAGTCTTAGCAGGAGCTGTTGTGAGTGATGATATCTTAGAAGGTGTCGTAAGACTTTGTGAAGGCGGTTGGTATGACCCCGATGAAAAAGGACTTTGCAAATATGGCAGTGCTAATGTTTTAACCTTAGATATGCCTACCTCGAAACTTGCTAATGGCAATATTGCTCATACAGGACTTGTTAATATAGAAAAATATAAAGGAGATTTGCCTTTAGTTACTGCTTTTAAATCTCCAAAAGGTGCATTATAA
- a CDS encoding phosphatidylserine decarboxylase: MSFSNQSSRLFGLLARYKFFKPLQDFINQNYVKYFKIDMGEFKNPNEYESLNALFTRSLQKNRKLDDGFISPSDGKILQSGQAFLAENEQFAFSIKGYTYSLEELLRENFEKKELEKGLDYVNIYLSPKDYHRYHAPCDLEILRAVYTRGALYSVSEKYLKKIPNLYTKNERVSLKCKSAKGFIFWLVFVGAQNVGKMRFHFDESIQTNAKTSHDFSRVYENLKLKKGEELGYFELGSTIVLIAQKACLNFKIKNGQNLKFGSKIADFI, from the coding sequence ATGAGTTTTTCAAATCAAAGCTCAAGACTTTTTGGACTCTTAGCTCGGTATAAATTTTTTAAACCCTTGCAAGATTTTATCAATCAAAATTATGTAAAATATTTTAAAATCGACATGGGTGAATTTAAAAATCCTAATGAATATGAAAGTCTCAATGCACTTTTTACACGAAGTTTGCAAAAAAATCGCAAACTTGATGATGGTTTTATAAGTCCAAGCGATGGCAAGATTTTACAAAGCGGACAAGCTTTTTTAGCTGAAAATGAACAATTTGCTTTTAGCATTAAAGGATATACTTATAGTTTAGAAGAGCTTTTAAGAGAAAATTTTGAAAAAAAAGAGCTTGAAAAAGGGCTTGATTATGTCAATATCTATCTTTCACCTAAAGATTATCACCGCTATCATGCTCCTTGTGATTTAGAGATTTTACGAGCTGTTTATACGAGGGGAGCTCTTTATAGTGTGAGTGAAAAGTATTTGAAAAAAATTCCTAATCTTTACACAAAAAATGAAAGAGTGAGTTTAAAATGTAAAAGTGCAAAAGGTTTTATCTTTTGGCTTGTTTTTGTTGGAGCACAAAATGTGGGCAAAATGCGTTTTCATTTTGATGAAAGCATTCAAACTAATGCTAAAACTTCCCATGATTTTAGTCGTGTTTATGAAAATTTAAAACTCAAAAAGGGTGAGGAATTAGGATATTTTGAATTAGGCTCAACCATAGTTTTAATCGCACAAAAAGCTTGTTTAAATTTTAAGATAAAAAACGGGCAAAATCTCAAATTTGGTTCTAAAATTGCGGATTTTATTTAA
- a CDS encoding metallophosphoesterase, with protein MVFLLFSLISSLIFILANVYIYKRLIKKLIIFKYFHKFFIFVLFLLSVIQASFLLIRGNTLELLNDEIYSFLSMLYAPTYCLFFMTLILDIIRLILLLLGKYKKPYISLQIVSNLFLVALGVFFTYVSINNAIKVPEIKTLDINISGLEQDLKIAVLTDIHLGKNLHEGFLEKLIVKVNQQDPDMIMIVGDLVDTKSSIFENYISKIDDFKSKYGVFYVPGNHEYYHGINEILQTLKNNTKMHILLNQNMDLGFINIAGLGDLAGLQKGILAPDLARVKVDLNTSKPSILLAHQPKTALLYDLSDFDLILSGHTHGGQVFPFMFLVKINQGFLKGLYELNHKTKLFVSTGAGFWGPSIRVFAQSEIAILNLKAQK; from the coding sequence ATGGTATTTTTATTGTTTTCCCTTATCAGTTCATTGATTTTTATCTTGGCTAATGTTTATATTTATAAAAGATTGATTAAAAAACTTATCATTTTTAAATACTTCCATAAATTTTTTATATTTGTTTTATTTTTACTTTCTGTCATTCAAGCATCTTTTTTACTCATTCGTGGCAATACCTTAGAGCTTTTAAATGATGAAATTTACTCTTTTTTATCTATGCTTTATGCACCGACTTATTGTTTATTTTTTATGACCTTAATCCTTGATATTATAAGACTCATTTTGCTTTTATTAGGTAAATATAAAAAACCTTACATATCTTTACAAATTGTTTCAAATTTATTTTTGGTTGCTTTAGGGGTCTTTTTCACTTATGTGAGCATCAATAATGCCATTAAAGTCCCTGAAATTAAAACTTTGGATATTAATATTTCCGGACTTGAGCAAGATTTAAAAATCGCTGTGCTAACTGACATTCATTTGGGTAAGAATTTACATGAAGGTTTTTTAGAAAAACTCATTGTTAAAGTCAATCAGCAAGATCCTGATATGATAATGATTGTAGGTGATTTGGTGGATACAAAATCATCAATTTTTGAAAATTATATTTCAAAAATTGATGATTTTAAGTCTAAATATGGAGTTTTCTATGTTCCCGGAAATCATGAGTATTATCATGGTATCAATGAAATTTTACAAACATTAAAAAATAATACCAAAATGCACATCTTGCTCAATCAAAACATGGATTTAGGTTTTATAAATATTGCTGGTTTGGGTGATTTAGCGGGTTTGCAAAAAGGGATTTTAGCTCCCGATTTAGCAAGGGTTAAAGTGGATTTAAACACTTCTAAACCAAGTATTTTACTTGCTCATCAACCTAAAACAGCCTTGCTTTATGATTTGAGTGATTTTGATTTGATTTTAAGCGGACATACACATGGGGGACAGGTTTTTCCATTTATGTTTTTAGTTAAAATCAATCAAGGTTTTCTTAAAGGATTGTATGAATTAAATCATAAAACTAAGCTTTTTGTCAGCACTGGAGCTGGATTTTGGGGACCTAGCATACGCGTTTTTGCTCAAAGTGAAATTGCAATTTTAAATTTAAAAGCACAAAAATGA